Proteins encoded by one window of Lathyrus oleraceus cultivar Zhongwan6 chromosome 1, CAAS_Psat_ZW6_1.0, whole genome shotgun sequence:
- the LOC127077376 gene encoding phosphoglycerate kinase, cytosolic: MATKRSVGTLKEADLKGKRVFVRVDLNVPLDDNLNITDDTRIRAAIPTIKYLTGYGAKVILSSHLGRPKGVTPKYSLKPLVPRLSELLGSEVTIAGDSIGEEVEKLVAQIPEGGVLLLENVRFHKEEEKNDPEFAKKLASLADLYVNDAFGTAHRAHASTEGVAKYLKPSVAGFLMQKVCWK; encoded by the exons ATGGCGACAAAGAGAAGCGTTGGAACATTGAAGGAAGCTGATTTGAAGGGAAAGAGGGTTTTCGTTAGGGTTGATCTAAACGTTCCTTTGGATGATAACTTGAACATCACCGATGATACCAGAATCCGTGCTGCTATTCCTACCATCAAGTACTTGACTGGTTATGGTGCTAAAGTCATCCTCTCCTCCCATCTG GGACGTCCAAAGGGTGTAACACCTAAGTACAGTTTGAAGCCCCTTGTACCAAGGTTGTCTGAACTTCTTGGATCCGAG GTTACGATTGCTGGTGACAGTATTGGTGAGGAGGTTGAGAAGTTGGTTGCACAAATTCCAGAAGGTGGTGTTTTGCTTTTAGAGAATGTGAGGTTCCACAAGGAAGAGGAGAAGAATGATCCTGAATTTGCCAAGAAGTTGGCTTCCCTTGCTGATCTTTATGTGAATGATGCATTTGGCACTGCTCATCGTGCTCATGCTTCTACAGAAGGTGTTGCTAAATACTTGAAGCCCTCTGTTGCAGGATTCCTCATGCAGAAGGTATGTTGGAAGTAA